The genomic stretch CTATCCTCCTACGgagcttattttgaaagaaaactaCAACTCACTAGCCTCTCGTCTTCTGCCATCGTTCGATATATATAAGGCAAGCCTTTAGTCTTCATAGCTTTTTCATAGTCTTTTCTCCTTGAGCCCACTACTCTACGTAGGGAGCAATTGGAAAAGCTACAATCATCAAAGCCAACATCTTGGCTAATGAGTACATCTCCCACCATAAGGACAGACTTTCTACGTGGTCCCCGTTAGATAATGAAAGAAAACATCATTCCAATTAATTCCAGCACAATCATCAATTCCTCTGCAATTATCAAAACGGAGGAGTCCACTGTAATCATCAATTCCAGCACAAATACACCCGTGGAACCTAGCTTGTATGTTCTTTAGAAACTTCCCACGTGTGGAGTATTTGTTGTAAGAAAATCTCTCTTTTCTGCTccacttcctgaaattgagtccagatgccaaatataagtatatgttgacaattaaaataatatttggcatggaaacagggaaaaattaataataaaattactaacaattaacaccttaTCAGAATGGGAACAATAATGTTTGAGCTGTTATAGAATCTTGTGTATAGCCCACACAATTGGAACTAATTTTCTTGGTATATTTCTGCGGAAAATGAGCTAAACCTCGTTGTCAGAACTTAATAGAGATATGGTCAGTAAGCTTCCACCAACTTGCAATTTACGCATATCGACCATAACTAATACTTTTCAAAGCTGGGATTAATGTGATCATCTACCAGAGATGATGATTAACAGGAAACCTTCATTTGTGCTAGAATCTGTCGGTTGGCTTAGGTGAGTTCTGTTTAATCTATTcccaatttttcccttttttatgttgttttaatgccattttctcaaaaaaaattttatttttttaaaaagaagggtttgttttttatgttataatttttagttttttcttttttttttatgttgacTTAATGTCATGCGCATATTAGGTGTCTTCTAGatttagaaaaaaattaaagtaatgTTCCAATGTTATCCCTAAAATCTATATCAGATTGTCATCCTGAAgctaatttgcttcattttagaATGTGTGACAGACAagaaaaggtttttttttttttttcaaaacatgaGAGACAATTTGGTGTTCATCAATAAATAGAGGGTCAGTTTGTAGTCAAAATCCTACTGTTTTAAATCTTGAAATATGCATTAATTATCTGCTAAATCATAAGCTCATTCTCATTTAGCAAACAACTCCGCATTCTGCAGTAAACTCAAAGCAGAAAATTTTCCAAGTAATGTATCACTGCTAGACAGGtttttttttcagaattttgaTGTATTTTAAAAAGAGGTTATGACCCTTTTCcccgatgatgatgatgatgatgatgatggtaATAACCCTGCAATGAAGGCAAACATAAGCCCTTTTGGTGAGTGAGTTTTTTCCATGCATGCCAATTCTGGTTCACTGGACAAGGTCAGGATACAAACGAAAGAGCCAACAAAATTCCACTTTCTACTTCTGATTTTCAATCAAAATCatattcaaccaaaaatcaccagCATAGACTCCAATTAATCTCGataaaacattaaaggaaaataaagattacaacattattaaaaaaaaaaaaaatctttgcaCATACCGGTAGTCCATGTCCTCCACaccaaaatccaaataaatgAGAAACCACCCCATCCAGCTCATTCTTGTCCAATAATTCCTTCATAGCATCTAAAAGCACAATCTGGACACATCTTTGCACCAACCTAAACACCCTATCCTCCACCTCCATTCGTTTCCCTCCCGTCCTCAATGTAATTGCCATCCCTGAATCATCCTTCTGAATCATACCCAGCTGTTTCTCAATATTCCCTCACAATACATCAAAAACCTCTGCATTTTCCAAAATTGTTTGCAAAATTTTGGTGAGACCAGAGCACTGAGTCGAAGCGGCCACCTTTGGCTACAATTGTTTGCCAAATTGATCCGGCAAGCTCCGGGCTTCGGACTCTGAGACTACGTAAAGTCGCCCGAAGTGGCTCGAATTGGGCTAAAAAGAGATGGTTTGCTGTGAGTTTACAGAGGAACTCTGTTTCTTTGTCTTCCATGGATAATCTATGGAGAGATTAACCGGTATTGATGCATACATACAGCTTCGGTAAACGTCTAGGTTTCCGTCCAAAAAGGACCGCCGGAGCGGAGTTGAGATCGGTTAATATATAGTTGAAGAAATATGAGGGGGAGAGTTGGATGCTGGGATTATTATACTAGCAAAGATGAGTTAAGCTGGGGATGCAGGAAAGCAAGAACGAAGGGGAGCAAGAAGGgttaatttcattttgcaccctttaaacttcaattttagAAATGAAACACTCTACTCCCTGAATTATAAATTTCGTCCCATTTCAATGCAATTCTTAGACGGAACGCGAAAGAAAACTGATACTACTAGAATAATAATTATCACATTCCGTTAACCTATGAGTGTAActgaaatgaaacaaaattttttggggataaaaatgtaaattcatgagacccaaaaaaacaaaaaaaatcctcTCAATCCAATGACGAGTCTTTTGTTGTACCTTTGTCTGCTCGTTCTTGTTCATCTTAATTTAATGATCCCTTCTCCTTGTTCTACTCCTCATCAGCCCACCCAATAATCTAACTCTCTCACCTTTCCAACTCAATTTTTAATCTCCAAAAATGTAAGAacgaaggaagaaaaagaaaatttgtttgatttttaATGGTTTTTAAGGGTTTTTGAATTGACATTTTTGTCCCAATACATCTGGTTAATTTTAGTTAACGGAATTATTCTGTTAATTTTGAGCATTCCATGAAGTATGTTAAAATTTTGAGCATTCTGTTAAAGTGATAAGTACAATTGATCCTCACCTTTTATCACCTTATGTTGTTCTCATGGTAACTGAAATTTCATATAGTagcaaaatcaaaattcaaagaaaatgggAGCAAGACTATGCATTGTCAGTTTAATGTATTGTATTTTATGCAAGCACAAGATCCAAGCACAATATGGAAGCATTAAGATGTTCAAGCAGAATTGAACCAAGAACATCTAATTCTTATAAAGAAAGACTATAGGAATATGTTTGAATcatccatttatttttattttcaaataaaaagccAAAGGTGTCTTCTTcattagctcaccccattaACAACTTCAGCTTGGAGATTCGGACCTGTAACCAGCTGCAAATCAAGAATTCATGCATTAGtatgagaagccatctttttccATGCTTGTAAGCACAACACATAgattttgcctttctttttttttttttttttgggtttggattggaATAGATTTTGACTGGTAGAACGAGTTAGCTTGCAAGCCTAGGTCAAGAATAAAATTCTTTACCTAATATAGAAAATATGGACTTCAACTTGGGGGCTGTGTTAAATTCTTGTGTATACCTGTAGATATTAAGCTTCAAGGTTTTCTTGATGCACCCTGACACCAAGGAAAACATCCTTAATGAGATGTAATTTTCTGACAACTTCATTCATATGCATCCTACCATTTGGTAATCTTGCAGAGCACATAAGTCCAATTTTCAGCAGGGAAATAATGCAGTCCATCTCTTTCCCACCATTGCTATTTTTCCCTCCAGGAGTCATATTTCTGTTTTCATCTCCTTCAAGAAAAAGCAACTGGTCCACTATCTCAGAAACTCGTTCATGCAAAGCCCCATTAACATAGTTATGTAGATCAAGATCACCCACGAATGTATCATCTGTTGGCCTCCTTCCTGTAATCATCTCTAACAAAAGAATACCATAGCTGTAGACATCCCCCTGAGTTGTTGCCGCAAGACCCATTCCATACTCTGAGATTTTGTTTCGAGACATATTATTATTGGGTAGTAAAGAAAAACtatataaaagaaataagtgattAAAATTAATCAAATGTTAGATTGGGGCATAATGGACCTCCTTTTAGAACAAAATGACTTTAATTAAAATTAGCTACTATGCATCGGtgattataataaaaaaattaaaaagaattaAATGTCACAAAGTTCTATATTTCTGCGCACAATTAAGTAAATTCTTGACCGTAAAAATTTGTGTTACCTGGAGCTGCATAACCGATTGATCCTTTTATGGCAATAGTACTGCTGCCTTCTTGCTCGGAAGAAGTGTTGACGGGTTTCGGGAGAAGCCTTGCCAATCCAAAATCACCCACATGAGCAACAAGATCATTGTCAAGAAGAATGTTACTTGGTTTTAGATCACAGTGAACAATCTCAGCTTCGCAGTGGTTCTGAAGATACTGCAATGCAGAAGCCACATCAATTGCAATATTTAGCTTCTGAAGAAGATTAAGACTTCTTGAGCTTGTTGCCTGATCAGTTGTCTCTGAAGGATGCAGCCACAAGTCCAGATTTCCATTTTCCATGAACTCATAGACTAGAGCTTTGAATTCATCACCCTTGGAATCAATACTGGAGCAATAACTCACGACAGAAACGAGGTTTCTATGGCGAATATTTCTCAATACTTTGCACTCCGCCTTAAAACTTTTCGAAGCTCCATTCTTTCGAAGATCAAGAACTTTAACTGCTACAAGCTTGTTGCCATGTTTTTCTAGCCTTCCTTTGTAGACAGCTCCAAAATTTCCTGAACCAATTAAGTTTTCTGGAGAAAATCCAGAAGTTGCACGAAGAAGTTCATGGTAAGAAATTCGCAAGAGCTTATTGACTCTTGTAGGCATGCTAGAGAATCCTGTCACcattcttctttctctttttcgaTGTACCAAGAAATATAACAACAATACACCGAGAACCAGAAGCGTTGCTGGTAAAACAATGGACAGCAATATGACAACCTTCAGCTTTCCTCTGTTTTTCCCCTTGATCACTGGGCAAGGTGGGAACTCCAATTCTGGAATGCCTCCACAGAGTTTGTTGTTGCCAGTCAATGATATTTGACTTGCAATACTGAAGACTCCAGTGTTCGGTATCTCACCCTCGATGTCGTTATAGGAAAGGTTTAAGTATCTCAAATAGCGAAGCTTCTCAAGTTCTTTTGGTATTGGACCAGTcaagttattacttgaaaggtCTAATTGCTGGATGCTCTTCAAAGAAGCCAAATTTGGTGGAATTGTTCCTTGGAAAAAATTGGATTGCATAAAAAGATTCTCCAGATCTGAACAGTCAGCAAGTGATATGGGTATATCTCCGGAAAATTGGTTGTGGGAAACATTGAAATCCACCAAATGTATAAGCTTTCCAACTTCAGGAGGCAGAGGACCCCTAAACGAATTTTCACCTAAGTACAAATGCATCAGTGATGAGTGCGTCTGCAGAAAATGTGGTGATATAATTccagtgaagttgttttgagaTATATCTAGATATTGCAAATTTTGACAGTTCATAAGAACATTGTCAAATATATTGCCCCCTTCAAACTGGttaaatgataagtccagataGTATAGAGCGGTAGCATTACATAGGGTAGATACTATCTGTCCTGAAAATTGATTATTGTCTAGACGCACCAATTGCAAATTTTGTAATTTGCCAAAATCTCTTGGAATGACCCCTGAAAAAGAGTTTAATTCAAGGCCAAGGAGATATAGGTTGACAAAATTTCCGAACCCTTCTGGAATGGTTCCTGACAGTTGATTTCCCCCCAGGAATAGTTTTGTGAGTTGATTTGAGAGATTGGCCATGACTTTAGGTATATTACCTCCAAAATTATTGGCACTCAATGAAAAAACGCTTAGATCACTGCAGTTGGTCAATGATGCAATAAAGTCCAAGTCTCCGTTAGAATTACCGCCGAAGAGGTTTCCTTCAAGATTTAGTAATTGAAGATTTGTCAGATCTCCAaaattagttggaatttggccTGCAAACTGATTATCAGGAAGATCAAGTCCCTCAAGCCCAGAAGCATTGGTGATTGAAGTCGGAAAGTTTCCATAGAACTTGTTTCCCCCAAGATATAATTTTTGCAGATTTGGTAGGGTGTGACCTATGTTGGTTGGGAGATTGCCATGAAAGGAATTGCCGGCCACTGAAATAACAGTAATGGCTGAACTATTAAAGATGGAGGCAGGGATTATACCAGATAGATTATTTTCTGCAGCTCCTAATCCAGCAAACCTTTTTAAGAGCCCCATCTCCATGGGCAGATTTCCCTCCAGGTTGTTAAAGTCGAAAGTAAGTTGAGTCAGCGATGATAAGTTACCAATGGAGGAGGGAATCTCTCCTGTCAGATTGTTCTTGCGAAGATAAAAAATCTCAAGCATCTTCAAATTGCTCAGATGATCGACTGGAATCTTCCCTTCAAGCTTGTTCCTGGCTAGGCTAATATTTATCAACTCTGAGCAGTAGCTCAGGTTTGCTGGGATTTTTCCATTCAGTGCATTAATTGACAGGTTCAAGACTCTCAGCCTGAAGAGGCGACCGAAATCTTGGGGAATCTCACCATGGAATTGATTCTCCCCAAGTTGGATGAACCTCATGAAGCTTAGATTTCCGACATGAGGAGATATGGTTCCAGACAACTGCTTATGCCTCAGAATCAAGGCTATCACTCTTTGATGTCGAGCACCACAAGTGACTCCTTCCCACCGGCAATGGTGTTGTGAATGGTTCCAGGAGTTCAGCAATCCAGACGG from Coffea eugenioides isolate CCC68of chromosome 8, Ceug_1.0, whole genome shotgun sequence encodes the following:
- the LOC113780705 gene encoding receptor kinase-like protein Xa21 yields the protein MQSNFFQGTIPPNLASLKSIQQLDLSSNNLTGPIPKELEKLRYLRYLNLSYNDIEGEIPNTGVFSIASQISLTGNNKLCGGIPELEFPPCPVIKGKNRGKLKVVILLSIVLPATLLVLGVLLLYFLVHRKRERRMVTGFSSMPTRVNKLLRISYHELLRATSGFSPENLIGSGNFGAVYKGRLEKHGNKLVAVKVLDLRKNGASKSFKAECKVLRNIRHRNLVSVVSYCSSIDSKGDEFKALVYEFMENGNLDLWLHPSETTDQATSSRSLNLLQKLNIAIDVASALQYLQNHCEAEIVHCDLKPSNILLDNDLVAHVGDFGLARLLPKPVNTSSEQEGSSTIAIKGSIGYAAPEYGMGLAATTQGDVYSYGILLLEMITGRRPTDDTFVGDLDLHNYVNGALHERVSEIVDQLLFLEGDENRNMTPGGKNSNGGKEMDCIISLLKIG
- the LOC113780706 gene encoding LRR receptor-like serine/threonine-protein kinase EFR, which produces MEVPNTMWGFRSSSTLANIFLLLLVAMIFSVSHVSASKQFKNETDRLALLEFKKQIYDDPSGLLNSWNHSQHHCRWEGVTCGARHQRVIALILRHKQLSGTISPHVGNLSFMRFIQLGENQFHGEIPQDFGRLFRLRVLNLSINALNGKIPANLSYCSELINISLARNKLEGKIPVDHLSNLKMLEIFYLRKNNLTGEIPSSIGNLSSLTQLTFDFNNLEGNLPMEMGLLKRFAGLGAAENNLSGIIPASIFNSSAITVISVAGNSFHGNLPTNIGHTLPNLQKLYLGGNKFYGNFPTSITNASGLEGLDLPDNQFAGQIPTNFGDLTNLQLLNLEGNLFGGNSNGDLDFIASLTNCSDLSVFSLSANNFGGVIPRDFGKLQNLQLVRLDNNQFSGQIIYLKTTSLELYHHIFCRRTHH